The Haloplanus sp. GDY1 genomic sequence GAGGCGCGGGAGCGGTTCGCGGGGCTCGAAGACCCGGAGTTCGAGCGATGAGCGGGAGGAACGTCCGCGAACGGCGACTGGGGGCCGCCGCGGTGACGGCGACGGCCGTCGCCGCCGCCGGGGTGGCGGTCGGGGGGTGGACGCTCGTCGCCGACGCGACGACCCGCGCCGCCGCGAACCGGTGGACGCTGGTGACGGGGGCGGTCCTGGCCTACGAGGTGGGCTTTCTCGCCTACCACGTCGACGCCGACCGACCGGGAGCGGCGGCCGCCCCGCCGAACCTCGTCACGCTGGCACGGGGGCTGCTGTACGCCGCGACGGCGGGGTTTCTGGTCGTCCCGCCGTCGGCGCCGGCGGTGCGCTGGGCGCCCGCGGTCTGTTACGGGACCGGCGTCGCCCTCGATTTCGCCGACGGCCGTCTCGCGCGGCGAACGGGGCGGACGACGCCGCTCGGGGAGAGACTCGACCACGCCTTCGATACGCTGGGCTTTCTCGTCGCGCCGCTCGTGGGCGTCGCGTGGGGGCGACTCCCCCTCGCCTACCTCTCGCTGTCGGCCGCGCGGTACGTCTACCGCGCCGGCGTCGGGTGGCGCCGCCGCCGGGAGCGACCCGTGGCCGACCTGCCGGCCAGCCGGGTGCGACGCCCGCTGGCGGCGCTCCAGATG encodes the following:
- a CDS encoding CDP-alcohol phosphatidyltransferase family protein, with protein sequence MSGRNVRERRLGAAAVTATAVAAAGVAVGGWTLVADATTRAAANRWTLVTGAVLAYEVGFLAYHVDADRPGAAAAPPNLVTLARGLLYAATAGFLVVPPSAPAVRWAPAVCYGTGVALDFADGRLARRTGRTTPLGERLDHAFDTLGFLVAPLVGVAWGRLPLAYLSLSAARYVYRAGVGWRRRRERPVADLPASRVRRPLAALQMGFITVALAPALPASLVHPASLVVVAPSLAVFARDYLAVTGRLGGRIGRRGDG